CGGCCAGGGCGCGCAAAAAGCGGGTTTGGCGAAACAGGTCGAGCAGCCAGGACGTCGGCGCCTCCGCCGAAGCGGTTTGCTCGAAGCGAAATTTGTCCGCCCATGCGACAATCGGGCGGAACAGAAGCTGGTCATAAATAATGATGACCGCGAGCATCGTCAGCACGGCATAACCGACGGCTGCGAGATTTTGCTGCTTGATCGCCAGGGCGACATAGGAGCCGACGCCCGGCAGGGTCACCGTCGTATCGCCCACGGTGATCGCTTCGGAGGCGACGACGAAGAACCAGCCCCCGGACATCGACATCATCATGTTCCAGACGAGCCCTGGCATGGCGAAGGGAACGTCGAGACGCCAGAAGCGCCGCCACCAGGACAAATGAAAGCTCTTGGCGGCTTCGTCGAGATCCTTGGGGACGGTGCGCAGAGATTGATACATGCTGAAGGCCATGTTCCACGCTTGGCTGGTGAAAATGGCGAAAACCGAGGCCAATTCCGCTCCGAGGACGCGGCCAGGGAATAGATTCATGAAAAAAATGACCGTGAAGGTCAAAAAGCCGAGGATCGGAACCGATTGAAGAATGTCGAGAATCGGGATCAGGACCATTTCCGCGCGACGGCTTTTCGCGGCGACGGTCGCATAAATGAAGGTGAAGACCAGCGATGCGGCCATCGCGGCCAGCATGCGGATCGTCGTCCGCAGTGCATATCCTGGGAGATTGGCGGGGTCGAGGCTGATCGGCGCGGTGTCGAGAACCGTCAATGGGGCGTTGGTTTGGTTGACCCCAAAGACAATGGCGACCAGGGCCCCGATGACCAGCGCGAGCGCCGCCAAATCAAAAAGATTCGGGGCATAGGCGCGGTCCATGGCTGTCGACGGCGAAGCGTTTGGCAACGGCGCTGATCCCGGGCGATTTTTACGGAAAGGGGACCGGGGCGGCTCCGGATCACCACTCCAGTTGATTAGCGTATCGCGCATGACAAAGCTGTGACATTTTTGCAGTTCGACCAATGTCTTCGATTTCGGCGCGCGATGCGCCAATTGTTACGGACGCAACGGAAGATCGTTGGCCTTGCGGGTAATATCGCGCCCTTATAGGGCGAGACCGAGAGGGCCGGATGACAAGGGTCCGCGGGAGATCGCGGACGAACAAGTTCGAGTTTGGGCCTAACGAAATGGTTGTTCGGGTGTCGACCGTGGCGTTTCAGGGGATCGAGGCGCATCCCGTGGACGTCCAGGTTCAGCTCTCCAACGGGAGCGTGGTCTTCAATGTCGTCGGACTCGGCGACAAGGCGGTGGCCGAATCGCGGGAGCGCGTCAGATCGGCGCTGGTGGCCTCCGGCCTGTCACTGCCGGCAAAGAGAATAACGGTGAATCTGGCTCCGGCCGATATGCCGAAGGAAGGAAGCCATTACGATCTTCCCATCGCTTTGGGCGTCATGGCGGCGATCGGCGCGATCCCCTTCGACGCGCTCGACGGCTATACGGTCTTGGGCGAATTGGCGCTCGACGGCTCCATCAGTTCCGTTTCCGGCGTCCTTCCCGCGGCTGTCGCCGCGAGCGCGCGCGGGCGCGGCCTGATCTGTCCCGCCGACTGCGGGCCGGAAGCGGCCTGGGCCTCGGCCGATATTTCGATCGTAGCGCCCCGATCGCTCGTGCAACTGGCGAACCATTTCAAGGGAACGCAGGTCGTTTCCCGGCCGACGCCGGCGATCCGCGAATCCGGTGGGCTTTTGCCGGACCTGCGCGAGATCAAGGGCCAGGAAAGCGCCAAGCGCGCCTTGGAAATCGCCGCCGCCGGCGGGCACAATATCTTGTTCAATGGGCCGCCCGGAGCGGGCAAGAGCATGTTGGCGGCAAGATTGCCGTCCATTCTGCCGCCTTTGACGCCGCGTGAACTGCTTGAAGTGTCGATGATTCATTCGGTCGCGGGGGCGCTTGCGGGCGGACTGCTCACCGACCGCCGACCGTTTCGCGCGCCGCACCATTCGGCGTCCATGCCGGCGCTCGTCGGCGGCGGGCCCTATGCGAGGCCCGGCGAAATTTCTCTCGCGCACAACGGGGTTCTCTTCCTCGACGAGCTCCCCGAATTTCAGCCACAGGCGCTCGATGCGCTGCGTCAGCCGCTCGAAACCGGCGAAGTCGCGATTTCGCGGGCAAATCATCGCTGCGTCTATCCGGCCCGATTCCAATTGGTGGCGGCGATGAATCCATGTCGATGCGGCTATGCGCTGGAGCCGGGCTATTCCTGTCGTCGCGGCGAGCCGAAACGATGCGCTCAAGCCTATCAGGCGCGTTTGTCCGGACCGTTGCTGGACCGGATCGATCTCCATCTTGAAGTCGCCGCGATCCGCGCGTCGGATCTCATTCTGCCGCCGCCCTCGGAGGGATCGGCGGAAGTCGCGGCGAGGGTCGCCGCCGCGCGCGAATTGCAGCGGGAGCGCTACGAACGGATCGGGCGCCCGGACGTTTCCTGCAATGCGGCGGCGCCCGCCGCGCTTGTCGAAACCATCATTCGACTGGACGGGAAAGGCATTGATTTGATCCGCGCCGCGTCGGAAAAACTGCGTCTATCGGCGCGCGGATTTCATCGCATTTTGAAACTTGCGCGAACGATCGCGGATCTTCAAGGCGCGGCCGAAGTGTCGCGCGCCCATCTTGCGGAAGCTTTATCCTACCGGCTGGCCTCCGATCGCCGCGAGGCGGCGGAATAAAGAAACGAAACATTCAGCGGCATAGCTTAGATTGCGCGAAGGCTGTCCTCGCTCGATTGAGGCAAGGCGGCGTCAAGCGTTTGTCGGGATGTTTTCTATAGCGACGAGCCTCCATCTTGCCGCCGTCGTCGGCAGCGTCGCGGCTCTATTGGCCGCGGGCTTCTGCCTGGCGCCGTGGCGCGAGCGCGACCGGGCGCGGCGAGAGAAGGAAGAACTCCTCGATCAATTGTGGGAGCTCAGGGCGGCGGCTTCAGCGCTCAACAAGGCTGAAGCGGCAAACGAGGCGAAATCGCGCTTCCTGGCGACGGTCAGCCATGAGGTCCGGACCCCCTTGACCGGCATCCTTGGCATGGCCGAGCTCCTGACAGCCACCGAGTTGACCGCCGAACAAATGTCTTATGTCGACGCCGTACGTCGTTCCGCGGAGTCGCTGTCGTCCTTGATCGATGAAATTCTGGATTTTTCTAAAATCGAGGCCGGCAAGCTCGATTTGAACCTGATTGCTTTCGATCTGACCGCTCTGGTCGAGGGCGCGGCGGAGCTTCTGGCGCCTCGCGCGCAGGGCAAAGGAATTGAGATCGCGACGTCAATCGATCGTAACGTGCCTCGGCGCGTGATTGGCGATCCCGATCGCCTGCGCCAGGTTCTCATGAATCTGGCGGGAAATGCGATCAAGTTCACCGAGCGCGGCGGGGTAGGGGTCGTTCTCAAAACGTCATCCGCGGATCGCATCAGTTTTTCTGTCTGCGACTCGGGTCCAGGCGTGCCGGCGGAACGCCGAGAAGCCATCTTCAAGGAATTCGAGCAAGCCGATGGGTCGTTCTCGCGAAAGCATGGCGGCACCGGTCTTGGGCTCTCGATCTCGAAAGCTCTTGTCGAATTGATGGGCGGCCAACTGCAGTTGGCACGGTCCGGGCCGGAAGGCTCGACCTTCACCTTCGAAATCGATCTGCCCCCGGCCGAGCCATCGACGACAGTTGCGCGCCCTGCTTCCGACCTTGGCGGCAAAACGGCTCTTCTCGTGTCCGATTCGCCTTTTGGCGGCCCATTTCTTGGGCGGCGCCTGGCGGAACTGGGCGCGCGGGTCGAATGCGTCCAAGGAGAATCCGCGGCGCTGGAACATTTCAAGAAAAATGCGGTGGATCTGGTCATCATAGACTGCGCATTGGGCGAGCGCGCAACCCAACAGCTTGTGACGGCCGCGCGGGCGAGCGGCGCGAAGCAGAATCTCGTTCTTTTTTCTCCTTTCGAAAGGCGCGCCTTTGGCGAAGCGCTGATTAAAGATTTCGACGGTTGGCTGGTCAAACCGGTGCGGCTCAGTTCGCTTTATTCCCGCTTGGAGGGCGGGCGCGGCGCAAACGACAGGCGTGAGACCGGAGCGGAAAGCGCTTTCGTCGGCAAGCCTCTGGAAGGCCGTTCCATCCTCCTGGCGGAAGACAACGACGTCAATGCGCTCCTTGTCGACCGGCGGTTGACGCGGTTGGGCGCCCAAATGACGCGGGTTTGCGACGGGGCGGAAGCCGTGACTGTCGTTTGCGCGAATGTCGGGAAATTCGATGCGATCCTCATGGATATGTGCATGCCGGGCGTCGATGGCCTTGCCGCAACCCGGCAAATTCGCGCCGCGGAGCAAAAGGCGGGCGCCGAACCCGTGCGGATCATCGCCCTCACCGCCAATGTCTCGGAGGAAGACCGCGCGGCTGCGCTCGGAGCGGGAATGAATGGCTTTTTGGCCAAACCCATCGACAGCGCGGAACTGGTCAGGGCCGTCGCGCAGAAATGACGCCCGTCGTTCCAGGATTTCTCCAACCGCCGCTGTCATATTTTCGTATCGAGGTTCGACTATTGCTCCACGACCCTATATCCAAGTGGTCGTATTCTCCGCATATCGCCGTCGCGCGGGGCGCGCGACAACCGAGCCGGTCTGCAATTCCGGGAAACGCATTCATGAACGGATTGGCCGTGATCGCGGGTTTTTCGTCGAGGTTTCCGTTCCTTCCGAAAAAGCCCCCAAACCGGACCGCCCGGAAATTCCATTCATTTCCGGGATTGCGGCCTCGATCTTGCCATTCCGGCCTTGGTCCGAGCCTCGGCTGGTCAGGCTCTCTGGAATTGCGCCTCGCCACCAGGAAATCCGAAATACGAAAAGCTCAACGCTTGCGATATCGGGTTTTTTTTCAGGAAGGTGGAGCGACCGCCGACGCAACCGCGGCTTTGGTGCGCCGTGACCTTTGCCGCTTCGACAAGGTTTGCGACCATCTTCTGGTAATTGACCATGCCACCCGCAATCGTTTCGGCAAGGCCAAACCAAAGGTTGTCGGCGCATACCGTCTTTTGAGACAGGAAGTCGCCCAGAAGCATTTCGGTTTTTATAGCGCCCAGGAATTCGATATCGGCCCTCTGCTGGCGCGCCATCCGAATTCACGCTTTCTCGAGCTTGGAAGATCCTGTGTTCTAGCGGAATATCGCGGAAAGAAAACAATCGAAATGCTTTGGCGAGGCATCTGGGCCTATGTCAAACACCATCGGATCGATGCGATGATCGGTTGTGCGAGCCTCGAAGGATCCGATCCGTCACGACTCGCTTCGCAACTGGGCTTTCTCCACCACTTCGCCAAGGCGAGGCCGGAGTGGATCGTGCGGCCGCTGCCGGAACGTTTCATTGCGATGGACAGCCTTCCGCGGGCGGCGGTTGATCCAAAGCGCGCGTTGGCGGCTCTGCCGCCGCTGATAAAAGGCTATATGCGTGTCGGGGCGAAATTTGGCGACGGCGCGGTTGTCGATCGGCAGTTTGGCGTGACCGATGTTTTTGTCGTCATGCCCATCGCCGAGATCGAGGGCCGATATATCGAATATTTCGGCGGCCCCGAAGATTTCACCCGTGGCGCGTCATAGGACGGTTTTCTCCGAGCCGCGCACCATTGGCCAACCGGCATGTACGGGACTTGAGCCCCACCGGATGACGGAGCTGATCCGCCCGAGCGCGCCGCCTGTGTGCCGCGGCGGCGTCGGAGGCGCCTTCGACCACTCGCGTCGACGTGACGGGTCGTGGCAT
This genomic interval from Candidatus Rhodoblastus alkanivorans contains the following:
- a CDS encoding response regulator; amino-acid sequence: MFSIATSLHLAAVVGSVAALLAAGFCLAPWRERDRARREKEELLDQLWELRAAASALNKAEAANEAKSRFLATVSHEVRTPLTGILGMAELLTATELTAEQMSYVDAVRRSAESLSSLIDEILDFSKIEAGKLDLNLIAFDLTALVEGAAELLAPRAQGKGIEIATSIDRNVPRRVIGDPDRLRQVLMNLAGNAIKFTERGGVGVVLKTSSADRISFSVCDSGPGVPAERREAIFKEFEQADGSFSRKHGGTGLGLSISKALVELMGGQLQLARSGPEGSTFTFEIDLPPAEPSTTVARPASDLGGKTALLVSDSPFGGPFLGRRLAELGARVECVQGESAALEHFKKNAVDLVIIDCALGERATQQLVTAARASGAKQNLVLFSPFERRAFGEALIKDFDGWLVKPVRLSSLYSRLEGGRGANDRRETGAESAFVGKPLEGRSILLAEDNDVNALLVDRRLTRLGAQMTRVCDGAEAVTVVCANVGKFDAILMDMCMPGVDGLAATRQIRAAEQKAGAEPVRIIALTANVSEEDRAAALGAGMNGFLAKPIDSAELVRAVAQK
- a CDS encoding YifB family Mg chelatase-like AAA ATPase, whose translation is MVVRVSTVAFQGIEAHPVDVQVQLSNGSVVFNVVGLGDKAVAESRERVRSALVASGLSLPAKRITVNLAPADMPKEGSHYDLPIALGVMAAIGAIPFDALDGYTVLGELALDGSISSVSGVLPAAVAASARGRGLICPADCGPEAAWASADISIVAPRSLVQLANHFKGTQVVSRPTPAIRESGGLLPDLREIKGQESAKRALEIAAAGGHNILFNGPPGAGKSMLAARLPSILPPLTPRELLEVSMIHSVAGALAGGLLTDRRPFRAPHHSASMPALVGGGPYARPGEISLAHNGVLFLDELPEFQPQALDALRQPLETGEVAISRANHRCVYPARFQLVAAMNPCRCGYALEPGYSCRRGEPKRCAQAYQARLSGPLLDRIDLHLEVAAIRASDLILPPPSEGSAEVAARVAAARELQRERYERIGRPDVSCNAAAPAALVETIIRLDGKGIDLIRAASEKLRLSARGFHRILKLARTIADLQGAAEVSRAHLAEALSYRLASDRREAAE
- a CDS encoding GNAT family N-acetyltransferase encodes the protein MNGLAVIAGFSSRFPFLPKKPPNRTARKFHSFPGLRPRSCHSGLGPSLGWSGSLELRLATRKSEIRKAQRLRYRVFFQEGGATADATAALVRRDLCRFDKVCDHLLVIDHATRNRFGKAKPKVVGAYRLLRQEVAQKHFGFYSAQEFDIGPLLARHPNSRFLELGRSCVLAEYRGKKTIEMLWRGIWAYVKHHRIDAMIGCASLEGSDPSRLASQLGFLHHFAKARPEWIVRPLPERFIAMDSLPRAAVDPKRALAALPPLIKGYMRVGAKFGDGAVVDRQFGVTDVFVVMPIAEIEGRYIEYFGGPEDFTRGAS
- a CDS encoding ABC transporter permease translates to MDRAYAPNLFDLAALALVIGALVAIVFGVNQTNAPLTVLDTAPISLDPANLPGYALRTTIRMLAAMAASLVFTFIYATVAAKSRRAEMVLIPILDILQSVPILGFLTFTVIFFMNLFPGRVLGAELASVFAIFTSQAWNMAFSMYQSLRTVPKDLDEAAKSFHLSWWRRFWRLDVPFAMPGLVWNMMMSMSGGWFFVVASEAITVGDTTVTLPGVGSYVALAIKQQNLAAVGYAVLTMLAVIIIYDQLLFRPIVAWADKFRFEQTASAEAPTSWLLDLFRQTRFLRALADAFSIAAESTTRARLPIPKLPQLKLNLNLPSKLVDAMWMTIVVVGAAWAGWHVVAYIFATLHWSDVLTAVVDGSYTLIRVIVLIALATVIWVPIGVWIGLRPSIAEKVQPLAQFLAAFPANILFPAAVVLIIHFKVNPNIWLSPLMILGTQWYILFNVIAGATAFPSDLKEAARAFHITGWKWWRYVILPGVFPYYITGAITASGGSWNAAIVAEVASWGDKKLTAVGLGSYIANATDAGDFHRVVLGIAVMSIFVTLFNRLFWRPLYAFAESRLSLD